From Phragmites australis chromosome 5, lpPhrAust1.1, whole genome shotgun sequence, a single genomic window includes:
- the LOC133917864 gene encoding pentatricopeptide repeat-containing protein At4g30700-like, which translates to MQAAEQNMDSVVLVNLIEATVMFGNLVVKDVHAFVIKGGFECQEDLAASLVNLYAKCRDILSAREVFDSIHCKNVVLWTSMLNGYVECGCPDNATAMLDSMLCANVEPNKATVIAVISACANLGSANLGERVEEHVIAMGLQSDLQVSTGLIDMYCKCGSIQRARKIFDGVTCRDLAVWSSMINGYACNGQGSEAVTLFNEMQNGGVRLEAIVFTHVLTACNHSALIDEGLHCFHSMMVEYGIEPSTEHYMCMVDLLCKAGVVSCAMKFFKQMPVQMRKQVLAPLINAHSAHCADSSIEFVSEELLNMDSQNSGHCVLIPSCLGKCKKARNYRALIRKQGLVKEPGWSYIELGG; encoded by the coding sequence ATGCAGGCGGCGGAGCAAAATATGGATTCAGTGGTGCTTGTCAATCTCATCGAGGCTACTGTGATGTTTGGGAACTTGGTGGTTAAAGATGTGCATGCTTTTGTGATCAAGGGTGGGTTTGAATGTCAGGAGGATCTGGCCGCATCCTTGGTAAACCTGTATGCGAAGTGTCGGGATATTTTGTCTGCTAGAGAGGTATTTGATTCGATTCACTGCAAGAATGTAGTGCTATGGACTTCAATGCTAAATGGATATGTTGAATGTGGTTGTCCGGATAATGCTACGGCAATGTTAGATAGCATGTTGTGTGCAAATGTAGAGCCAAATAAAGCAACTGTTATAGCAGTTATTTCAGCATGCGCTAATTTGGGATCTGCTAATCTTGGCGAAAGGGTTGAGGAGCATGTCATAGCTATGGGACTACAATCAGATCTGCAGGTTTCTACTGGACTAATAGACATGTACTGCAAGTGTGGTAGCATTCAGCGCGCTAGAAAAATATTTGATGGTGTCACCTGTAGAGATTTAGCTGTCTGGAGTTCCATGATCAATGGATATGCTTGCAATGGACAAGGCAGTGAGGCTGTCACCCTTTTCAACGAGATGCAAAACGGTGGTGTTCGACTAGAGGCAATTGTCTTCACTCATGTTCTAACAGCATGCAACCATTCTGCTTTAATTGATGAAGGTCTTCACTGCTTTCATAGCATGATGGTGGAATATGGTATCGAACCATCTACTGAACATTATATGTGCATGGTTGATTTGCTTTGTAAAGCTGGTGTTGTTAGTTGTGCTATGAAGTTCTTTAAGCAGATGCCAGTTCAAATGCGAAAGCAGGTTTTGGCTCCTCTTATTAATGCACACAGTGCTCATTGTGCCGATTCATCCATAGAATTTGTATCGGAGGAACTACTCAACATGGATTCCCAAAACTCTGGCCACTGTGTCCTAATCCCTAGTTGTTTAGGGAAGTGCAAGAAGGCCAGAAATTATAGGGCGCTAATAAGAAAGCAAGGATTAGTCAAGGAACCTGGGTGGAGTTACATCGAGCTGGGTGGCTAA